From Flavobacterium sp. 102, a single genomic window includes:
- a CDS encoding heavy-metal-associated domain-containing protein, with protein sequence MKNLKISFKAFVVVTIMLLAANVSHAQEKKSNGKAVIKTILNCDHCKECPTCGGKFKTEMLKIPGIKMYELDDKAMTFTVYYNPKKTTLQDIKVSISKLGYDADEVKATPEGIASLDGCCKI encoded by the coding sequence ATGAAAAATTTAAAAATTAGTTTCAAGGCATTCGTAGTAGTAACAATTATGCTGCTGGCAGCTAATGTATCGCATGCACAGGAAAAAAAATCAAATGGAAAAGCAGTAATAAAAACAATTTTAAACTGCGATCATTGTAAAGAATGCCCAACATGCGGTGGAAAGTTCAAAACCGAAATGTTAAAAATACCAGGCATTAAAATGTATGAACTGGATGATAAGGCAATGACGTTCACAGTATATTATAATCCAAAGAAGACAACTTTACAGGATATTAAGGTCAGCATCTCTAAATTGGGTTATGATGCCGATGAGGTAAAAGCCACACCCGAAGGAATTGCTTCATTGGATGGATGCTGTAAAATATAG
- a CDS encoding trans-aconitate 2-methyltransferase yields MENSKSHWENVFATKKPNEVSWTQKFPKTAISYIENLKLSKTANIIDVGGGDSNLVDILLIRGFQNIWVLDISEFALERVKKRLGKLAEKVNWIVSDIIDFTPEVKYDFWHDRALFHFLTEQDHINSYVETVNNAVADDGNFLLGTFSENGPLKCSGLEIKQYSENTMEQTFAAGFGVVKCFTENHKTPFDTIQNFQFCGFKKR; encoded by the coding sequence ATGGAAAATAGTAAATCCCATTGGGAAAATGTTTTTGCTACCAAAAAACCAAATGAAGTTAGCTGGACACAGAAATTTCCTAAAACAGCAATCAGTTATATAGAAAATCTAAAACTGTCAAAAACTGCCAACATTATTGATGTTGGTGGTGGCGACAGTAATTTAGTGGATATTCTGCTCATTAGAGGGTTTCAGAACATTTGGGTACTTGATATCTCTGAATTTGCTCTTGAAAGAGTAAAAAAGCGGTTAGGTAAACTGGCAGAAAAGGTAAATTGGATTGTTTCTGATATAATTGATTTTACTCCTGAAGTCAAATATGATTTTTGGCATGATAGGGCTTTATTCCATTTTTTAACAGAACAAGATCACATTAACAGTTACGTAGAAACTGTCAATAATGCTGTAGCGGATGATGGAAATTTTTTGCTTGGCACCTTTTCTGAAAATGGGCCGCTTAAATGCAGTGGTTTGGAAATAAAGCAATATTCAGAAAATACTATGGAACAAACATTTGCAGCTGGTTTCGGAGTAGTAAAATGTTTTACAGAGAATCATAAAACACCTTTTGATACGATACAGAACTTTCAGTTCTGCGGATTTAAAAAAAGATAA
- a CDS encoding bestrophin family protein, with protein MLLNKKISIFTFLKQIKFDIIAILIYAIVVGIADQYGFLSKIEIPIAVSAIIGTALSLLLAFRTAQAYERWWEARIIWGAIVNDSRTLIRQVKQFVPKKDADVVKEFAYRQIVWCYALGETLRKLSYSKKVYDYVKEHKIPKNNVPNSIMNQHGAALSKLDIGDFKQVQIDSTLSRLCDAMGKCERIKNTVFPKSYSLLVHFLIYVFATLLPFGLKDEYVLVEIFLTALIPIIFIAIERTAIILQDPFENVTTDIPMTTLATTIEINIKELIGDDDLPFQEKPKTFYIM; from the coding sequence ATGCTGTTAAATAAGAAAATATCAATATTCACATTCTTAAAACAAATTAAATTTGACATTATTGCCATTTTGATTTATGCCATTGTTGTTGGTATTGCAGATCAGTATGGTTTTCTTTCAAAAATAGAAATACCAATTGCGGTAAGTGCTATTATAGGTACAGCATTATCATTACTGTTGGCTTTTAGGACTGCTCAGGCTTATGAAAGATGGTGGGAAGCAAGGATTATATGGGGCGCAATTGTAAATGATTCAAGAACATTAATTCGCCAGGTAAAACAGTTTGTGCCCAAAAAAGATGCTGATGTTGTCAAAGAATTTGCTTACCGGCAGATTGTTTGGTGCTATGCGCTGGGTGAAACATTGCGAAAATTGTCGTATTCAAAAAAAGTCTACGATTACGTGAAGGAACATAAAATACCAAAAAACAATGTGCCAAATAGTATAATGAACCAACATGGTGCGGCATTATCTAAACTGGATATAGGTGACTTTAAGCAAGTCCAGATTGATAGCACTTTAAGCCGCCTATGTGACGCGATGGGTAAATGCGAACGAATTAAAAATACGGTCTTTCCAAAATCATATAGCCTATTAGTCCACTTTTTGATTTATGTTTTTGCAACCTTGCTACCATTTGGCTTAAAGGATGAATATGTCTTGGTAGAAATTTTTTTAACCGCTTTGATCCCCATAATTTTTATAGCAATTGAAAGGACAGCAATCATATTACAGGACCCATTTGAAAACGTAACAACCGATATTCCAATGACAACGCTTGCTACTACTATAGAAATTAATATTAAGGAACTAATAGGTGATGATGATTTACCATTTCAGGAAAAGCCAAAGACTTTTTACATTATGTAA
- a CDS encoding LTA synthase family protein: protein MAITVTLAFVAKNKQAEWSINNYENELSKNGVFSFFSAVNSNQLDYNTFYQTIAKRQAYKVLKNDLLQGNQSFVNQDFDNITRTVSGNAEQHPNIVLIAIESLSADFLKRFGNQENLTPNYEALAQNSIFFTNLYATGTRTVRGMEALTLCVPPTPGNSIVRRPDNDSLFSIATILKQKNYDLSFIYGGDGYFDNMNTFFGGQGFNIVDRNRGNPLSDDIKTKRFEISDNEVTFENAWGICDEDSYSQSLKYADRLSQKNKPFFQFIMTTSNHKPYTFPNGKINMAQGTRESAIKYTDYALGEYIRKARTKPWFKNTVFVIVADHCASSAGRWEINIENHHIPGMIYNLKNQKGEIGKVVSQIDIMPTLFGYLKWNYETELYGKDINRMARNEERAFLGNYRTLGMLKSNYFIEINDRKKINNYTWNHDKKLMKKVKVKDLEVLEKLTISYYQIASERFKNGSMKQSD, encoded by the coding sequence TTGGCAATTACAGTAACATTAGCCTTTGTGGCAAAAAATAAGCAGGCAGAATGGAGTATTAATAATTACGAAAACGAGCTAAGCAAGAATGGTGTATTTTCATTTTTTTCTGCAGTGAATTCCAATCAGTTAGATTATAATACCTTTTATCAGACAATTGCAAAAAGGCAGGCTTATAAAGTTTTAAAGAATGACTTGTTGCAAGGAAATCAATCTTTTGTCAATCAGGATTTCGACAACATTACGAGAACTGTATCTGGTAACGCAGAACAGCATCCAAATATTGTTTTAATAGCAATAGAGAGTCTTAGTGCCGATTTTTTGAAACGGTTTGGTAATCAGGAAAACTTAACTCCAAATTATGAAGCATTAGCACAAAACAGCATATTCTTTACAAATCTGTACGCTACCGGTACACGGACAGTCCGGGGTATGGAAGCGCTTACACTTTGCGTTCCGCCAACCCCTGGCAACAGCATCGTCAGAAGACCCGATAACGACAGCTTATTTTCAATTGCTACCATATTAAAACAGAAAAACTATGATTTGAGTTTCATCTATGGTGGCGATGGCTATTTTGACAATATGAATACTTTTTTCGGTGGTCAAGGTTTTAATATAGTTGATAGAAACAGAGGCAATCCACTGTCTGATGATATTAAAACCAAGCGATTTGAGATCAGTGACAACGAAGTTACTTTTGAGAATGCCTGGGGAATCTGTGATGAGGATAGCTATTCCCAATCCCTAAAATATGCAGATCGCCTTTCACAGAAAAATAAACCATTTTTTCAATTCATTATGACAACTTCCAATCACAAACCATATACGTTTCCAAATGGTAAAATTAATATGGCGCAAGGTACTAGGGAAAGTGCAATAAAATACACCGATTACGCTTTAGGAGAATACATTAGAAAAGCCCGGACAAAACCATGGTTTAAAAATACGGTCTTTGTTATTGTTGCCGATCATTGTGCAAGCAGTGCAGGTAGGTGGGAAATTAATATTGAAAATCATCATATTCCAGGCATGATCTATAATCTTAAGAATCAAAAAGGAGAGATTGGAAAAGTAGTTTCACAAATTGATATAATGCCTACGCTGTTTGGATATTTAAAATGGAACTACGAAACGGAACTTTATGGTAAAGACATCAATAGGATGGCACGTAATGAAGAAAGGGCGTTCTTAGGTAATTACAGGACGTTAGGAATGTTAAAGAGCAACTATTTTATCGAAATAAATGACAGAAAAAAAATAAATAATTACACATGGAATCACGATAAGAAATTGATGAAAAAAGTAAAAGTCAAGGATTTAGAAGTACTGGAAAAATTGACTATTTCGTATTATCAGATTGCCAGCGAACGCTTTAAAAATGGCAGCATGAAGCAAAGTGACTAA